Within Deltaproteobacteria bacterium, the genomic segment TTTAAGCAGGCAATCTCATCTACATATACAGAAATAGCACTAATATCATGTGTAACCAAAACAATGCTCATTTTCTTTTTTAATCTGGATAGCAACTCGTAAAAAGACTTTTGCATTTGAGGATCAAGACTAGCAGTCGGTTCATCCAATAAAAGCAGTCTGGGTTCTCTTACCAAAGCCCTCGCAATAAATAGCCTCTGCAACTGACCACCCGACAATTTTCCAGCTTGAACATTTTTTAAATCAAAGAGACCCACTGCTTTCAAAGCGGCATCTACTGCCTCTCTATCTTTTTTGGAGCAAGCTTTCATAAAGCCATTATATCTACCTATCAACACAGCTCCAAATACAGTAATGGGAAAATCCAGGTCAAAGAATTGACGTTGGGGCACATAGCCTATAAGTTTTCTTGCTTCCTTTGGAGAAGTGCCGAAAACACTCAGTTTTCCTCTCTGGGGTTTTAGTAATCCTAAAATGGTATATAGCAAAGTAGTTTTACCGCCTCCGTTTGGGCCTATCACACCCAGAAGCACATTTTCTTTTATAGGAAGAGTTATATCTTCCAACGCCAAAACCCCATCCCGCCAAACCCAAATATGCTCCAGTGTAACAATTTCCTTTTTATTCATCATTTGACTTCAACAACGCCTTAGCAGTCTCTTGCATATTTTTCAAATAATCTTTCGCCAGAGGGTCAATTAACACTACCTTGCCGCCGATTTGTCTGGCAATTGCCTCGGCACTCTTTGCGCTAAATTGAGATGAGGAAAAAATAATCTTAATTTTATGTATTTTTGCCTGTTTTATCACCTTCGCAATCCATAACGGAGTCGGCTGCTTGCCTTCTTTCTGAATAGGAATTTGCACCAGGTTATAATCTCTGGCAAAATATATCCAGGCAGGATGATAAACTATAAATTCCCTTCGTTTTAAATGTTTAAAACTACTTACAATCTCAGCATCCAATACCTTGAGTGCCTTAAGATAGATATCCCTATTCTTTTTATAATATTTTTTATACTGAGGATCTATCTGTGCAAGGGACTTGAAGATATTTTCCACCATAATCTCGGCATTTTTTGGCGAGAGCCAGATATGAGGATTAACTCGTTTTCCATTTTTTATAAGTGAGATACCTTTACTGCAATCTATAACTGCCATATTTTTATTCAAACTTATGATTTTAGGCAACCAGGACAGTTCAAACCCCATTCCAGAACCCAGCTTAAAATAAACCCTGGCCCTACTTACCATTTTCAACTGGTTCGGTGTCGGCTCATAGGTATGAGGGCTTGCTCCAGGCGGTACCATAACCGTCACCTGCACCCTTTTCC encodes:
- a CDS encoding ABC transporter ATP-binding protein, which produces MNKKEIVTLEHIWVWRDGVLALEDITLPIKENVLLGVIGPNGGGKTTLLYTILGLLKPQRGKLSVFGTSPKEARKLIGYVPQRQFFDLDFPITVFGAVLIGRYNGFMKACSKKDREAVDAALKAVGLFDLKNVQAGKLSGGQLQRLFIARALVREPRLLLLDEPTASLDPQMQKSFYELLSRLKKKMSIVLVTHDISAISVYVDEIACLNRKLCYHGDKKIGIRKLAETYQFPVDLILHETPYRVLEKHE
- a CDS encoding zinc ABC transporter substrate-binding protein; translated protein: MKRTLVVFFIFCIVNLYVHKAWAEKIKVAVTILPQARFVEKVGGKRVQVTVMVPPGASPHTYEPTPNQLKMVSRARVYFKLGSGMGFELSWLPKIISLNKNMAVIDCSKGISLIKNGKRVNPHIWLSPKNAEIMVENIFKSLAQIDPQYKKYYKKNRDIYLKALKVLDAEIVSSFKHLKRREFIVYHPAWIYFARDYNLVQIPIQKEGKQPTPLWIAKVIKQAKIHKIKIIFSSSQFSAKSAEAIARQIGGKVVLIDPLAKDYLKNMQETAKALLKSNDE